In Candidatus Fusobacterium pullicola, the genomic stretch ATATTACCAAAAAGAATACTAGCATCTATATCCAATTTCCTAGAAATTTTTGAAATATAAGCTTCCTCAGCATTTTCACCTATATATGATAGCTTTATAAAATGCTCATCAGGTTTTGATGGTAGATTTTCAAGATATTCAGATATTTTTTTACTATTAAATATTGTAGAAAGAAATTTTTTTGTAATATCAGCTTTTGGTCTTGAAAATACTTCTACAATATCTCCTTGTTCCTTAATTTCTCCATCTTCCATAACTATAACTCTATCACATATTTCTTTTATTACTTCCATTTGATGTGTTATTAGGATAATTGTAACTCCTAATTCTTGATTAACTTTTTTTAGAAGCTTTAGAATAGAAATTGTAGTTTCAGGGTCTAGAGCAGAAGTAGCTTCATCACATAGAATTATATCTGGTTTATTAGCAAGAGCTCTTGCTATACCTACTCTCTGTTTTTGTCCTCCAGATAGTTGAGATGGATAATTCTCCTTTTTTTCTTTTAAGTTAACTAGGTCAAGTAACTCCTCTACTCTTAAATCTATCTCCTTTTTAGATAAGTTACTTCCCTTTAATGGATAGGAGATATTTTTAGAGATGGTTCTACTTTTCATTAGATTAAAGTGTTGAAATATCATTCCTATTTTTTTTCTAATTTCTCGAAGTTCTTTATCATTTAGAGTATTTAGTGTGACTCCATTAATGATAACTTCTCCAGTAGTGGGTGGTTCTAAGAGATTTATACATCTGAGTAGTGTACTTTTACCTGCTCCAGAGTATCCTATAATCCCTACGATTTCCCCAGGATTAAAAGAGAGATTGATATTTTTCAATGCCTCTACTTTTTTTCCATTGTCATAGTAAGTCTTGCTGATGTTCTTTAGTTCAATCATAAAATCCTCCCTAGAAAAAAAATTATAAAAAAAACTCTATTACCATCAAGTAATAGAGTTGGATACAAAATTAGTATCTTCCATCTGTCTGGAATTAGCACCACATCTATAAGATAGGTTGCTGAAACGTCATAGAGCCAGTCTCTCGGTTTCTCTTGATGGTTTGTTTTTTGTTGTTGGGCTAATTATATACCTAAGAATACTATTTTGTCAATATTTTTTTATAATAATTCTCCATATTTTTTAATATACTGTTTTTTAACTAGTGTAACTAGTAGCATATATCCTACTATTGTTAGGATTAAGAAGAACCAATAGATAAGTGGTAATTGAGTTAATCCTAATAGATTTCCTAAAGGAGTATATGGAATTATTGAAACAACTAAAATTCCTAACATTGTAAGTACAGTTACAGGTAAAGAAGTTATACTTTGAATAAAAGGAATTTTTGGAGTTCTTATCATATGGATAACTAGAGTTTGCGACCACATAGACTCAATAAACCAACCTGTTTGGAACATAGCTTCATAAGCTGCTCTCAATGTTTCTTGCTCAACTGGGATAGAATTATATAGTACTCCATTTGATACAAACATAGGGCAGATAACAAAATACATCAATAAGTATGTAGTTATATCAAATATAGAGCTAGTAGGTCCTATCCATAACATAAATTTTCCAATAGAACTTGCTTCCCATTTTCTAGGAATTTTTAAAAACTCTTTATCTACATTATCCCAAGGGATAGCAGTACAAGATAGGTCATAGATTAGATTTAATAGAATTAAGTGTATACTCATCATTGGTAAAAATGGCAAAAAAGCACTAGCAATCAATACAGAAAACATATTACCAAAATTAGATGATGAAGTCATCTTTATATATTTAATCATATTAGCATATGTTTTATGTCCTTCTATAATTCCCTCTTCTAAAACCATCAAATCCTTTTCAAGTAAGATTATATCAGCAGATTCTTTGGCTATATCAACAGCAGTATCTACTGATATTCCAATATCAGCTTCTTTCATAGCAGTGGCATCATTTATTCCATCTCCCATAAATCCTACTATATGACCATTTCTTTTCAAAATTTGTACTATTCTAGTTTTTTGTAAAGGAGATAATTTAGCAAAAATATCTACTCTTTCAACAGTTATTGCAAGCTCTTCATCACTCATATTATCAATATCAGAGCCAAGTAAAATTTCACTATTGTTAAGGCCAACCTTTCCACATATACTTTTTGTTACCTTATCATTATCACCAGTTAGAACTTTAGTTCTCACTCCATACTCTTTTAAAGCTGAGATAGCTTTTGCTGTTGTAGACTTAGGAGGATCTAGAAAAGCTAGGTATCCCATAAGTACCATATCCATCTCATCACTTACACCAAAACTTTCTACAGGAGAAGGGTTTGTTTTTTGAGCAAGAGCAATAACACGAAGTCCATCTCTATTTAATTTATCAACAGTTTTTAATATTTCTTCTTTTATTTTTTCGGATAACAATACTATTTTATCTTGGTACTCAGTGTACTTACAGATAGAAAGCATCTCTTCAACTGCTCCTTTTGTAATCATCTGTCTTTTACCTACATGATCTTCAACTACTACAGTCATACGACGACGAGAGAAGTCAAAGGGAATCTCGTCAACTTTTATATATATTTTATCTAAATCTATGAGTGAACTATCTTTTTTTCCCTCTTCATATGTTTTTTCAATAATAGATATATCTAAAAGATTTTTTAATCCAGTTTGAAAGTAACTATTTAAAAAAGCATGACGAAGTACACGATTATTTTCATTTCCATGGACATCCATATGATACTCCAAAACTACTTTATCTAAAGTTATAGTTCCAGTTTTATCAGTACATAATATATCCATAGAGCCAAAATTTTGTATTGAATTGAGATTTTTAACAATAATTTTCTTTTTTGACATAGCTACAGCACCTTTAGCTAAACATGTAGTAACTATCATTGGTAACATCTCAGGAGTTAATCCTACAGCTATTGAGATAGCAAAGAGTAAAGCTTGTATCCAACTTCCTTTAGTAAATCCATTTATAAAAAATACAATAGGAACCATTATCATCATAAAACGGATAAGCAACCATGAAACAGAGTTAACCCCCTTTTCAAAGCTAGATTCAATTTTTTTCTCAGAGACTAACTCTTTAGATATTCCACCAAGTATAGTTCTATCTCCAGTAGCTATAACTATCCCTATTGCAGAACCACTTATAACATTACTTCCCATAAAAACTAAGTTATTTAATTCAGTTATAGCAAGAGAGATATCAGATACTTGATTGGCTTTTTTTTCTATAGGCTCACTCTCTCCAGTTAAAGATGATTGACTGACAAAAAAATCTTTAGATTCAATTATTCTTAAATCAGCAGGGATAATATCACCAGCAGCAAGATATATAATGTCACCAATTACGACATTTTCCAAGGGAATCTCTTTTTTATTCTCACCATATCTTTTAACTGAAGTTGTAGTTGTTATCATAGTTGAAAGAGCTTCAGCAGCATTATTACTTTTTTCCTCTTGAATAAAACGTAGGATACCAGATATTGTAACCATAGTTGTAATTATAATTACTGTAATTGGTGAAAAATCTTCTAGGGTATTATTGTACCAAGGAATAATCATATCTGTGATTGTAGATACAATAGCTAAACAGAAAAGCACAGCTGTAAAAGGATTTATAAAAGCTTCAACTATTTTTTTTATAAAAGATTTTTTACTACCATGAGTTATAATATTTTTTCCAAATATCTCTAAAAGATGTTTAGCATTTTCATTAGTAATTCCCTCTATAGAACTATTTAGAATTTGAAAAATCTTCTCAGTAGACAAAAAAGAGAACTCTTTTATTTTTTTACTTTCTTCATCTCTTAAATTTTTTGTATTTAAGTTTGTTCTTATAATATTTTTTAATTTTTTCATAGCTATCCTCCTAAATTTAAAAATTTTGATTTAGATAGCATATATTTAAAAGAACTGGGCAAGTTTAAAAACAGACATAGAAAAATATGTCTGATATATATTGAACTTTTAAACATATACTACTGCCACTATTTTCTACGTCCATTTTGTACCTCCTAAAAATCAAGAAAATAAAAACTCCATACCAAGTCAAACAATGGTATGGAGAAAAATCTAAAATAAATATAAAAAATAGTTCTATTTTTTACCACCGTTTGAGCTTTAACTCTGCAGGGCGGTGAAGTTACATTAGATAACACCTTGGTTTCGATGTTGCCTGTTCAAACCAACGCATAGTGTCTCCACTATTTTGCGGCAGTAACCCATATCCCTGTAGTAGCCTTACTTACCGGAATTATTAAGTTGTCTAAAGTATAGTATAAAATTTTTTAATTGTCAAGAAAAAATTTATTAGATTCCTATGTTAAAGAAATAATAGTAAATTTTTTTCTTTTTTATTTTGATACCTTTAGATATAAAATGTAGTATAATATATAAAAGGGGTTTTATTTATACAACTTAGGGGGGGATACTTATGTCAATATTAACTAAAGAATTAATTAAAAAATTTGAAGAGGCAGAATATCTTAATGAAATACTAAAAAGTCTAGAGAGATTACAAAAAGAAAAAGGCTATACTGATGAAGAGATGGATAAAGATTTAGATGTTGCTCTTTGGAGAGCTTATGTTTATAATAATATGGATTCCTATGAATTTTTTGAATTATCAGAGAAAACTTTATCTAAAGTAAAGGAAAAAGGGATAAAAAATGGAGTCTGGTGTTACAGGTACTCTTGTGCTCTTGCCTATCTTAGAAGATTTGATGAAGCATTAAAATATAGTAGATTAGGAACAGAGGTGGAACCAACATATCCTTGGGGATGGTTGCAATTAGGTAAGCTCTGCTATAAGTTTAACTTATTAGATGAAGCTTTTAATGCTATTGATATGGGATTAAAACTTGTTCCTAATGATTATGAATTTTTAACTTTAAAAGATGATATAGAAAATGATAGGGGATACGCTTATGCAAACTCTCATTACATAAATGAGGAAATTGATAAAAGCTCAGAGAAAAAACTTATAGATATTGATGATGATAAATTATACAAGGAGTTTTTAAGTAAGAGTGAGTTAGAGAAAAAATTAGATATCTTACATAAAGAGGATAAAAATCAAGAGATTATAGAGATAATTAATTCTCTACCTAAAGAAGAATTAACTTATAATATACTTGGAAGACTTGCAAGAGCTTATAATAATAATGATGAGTATGAAAAGGGAGAAGATATTTTATTAATGATAAAAGAGAGAGGGGAGAAAGATTCACTATGGAATTTCCGTATGGGATACTCTTGTTATTATTCAGGAAAACTCAAAGAAGCTCAAAAATATTTAGAGAGATGTTTGGAATTAAATCCTGATGAACTAGATGGAGATATTCTTTTAAGATATACTTATTCTGATTTAGCAAACAAAAAATTAAATGAAGGAAAAAATGAAGAGGCGATAGAATATTTAAAAAAAATAATAGCTATAGCTAAAGATAACGAGGGAATTATCTATGGAGAGTCTGAATTAGCTTGGGCATATGACTATATGAGAGAATTTGAAAAAGCTTATAAACATTTAGAAAAAGCTAGAAAATTAGGAAGAGATGATATTTGGTTACATTCTGAATTAGGATACTGTTTAGAAGGATTGAATAGATATGAAGAAGCTGTTGAAGAGTTTAAAAAAGCTATTGATATGGGAAGAGATGATATCTGGATTTTTACAAGATTAGGGACAGTATATAGAGAGTTAGGAAAATATGATGAAGCACTTGAAGAGTATTTTAACGGGTTGAAGATTGATAATAATGATATCTATATAAATTCAGAAATAGCATGGATATATGATACAATAAAAAATGAGTGTAATATAGGACTAAAGTATTTAGAAAAGGTAAAAGAATTAGGAAGAGATGATGCATGGATAAACTCAGAGTTTGGCTGGGTTTATAATTATCTTGAAAAATATGAAGAGGGGTTATTATATCTAGAAAAAGCCAAAGAGTTAGGAAGAGATGATGTTTGGATAAACTTTGAAATAGGTTACTCTTTAATGAGATTAGATAGGAAAAAGGAGGCCTTAACTTATTATTTAAAAGCAAAGGAGTTAGGGGGAGATAACGTAGGAATATATAGTGAATTAGGCTATTGCTTAGATAGTCTAGAAAGATATGAGGAAGCTTTAGTATATTTAGAAAAAGCTAGAGAGTTAGGGAGAGATGATATTTGGATAAATTCAGAGATAGGTTATTGTTTGAGCAGATTAGAGAGATATGAAGATGGACTAATATATTTGGAAAAGGCAAAAGAATTAGGAAAGAATGATATTTGGCTTTACTCAGAGTTGGGATATTGTTTAAAAAAATTAAAAAAATATGAAGAGGCTTTAGTTTACTATGAAACAGCAAATAGTATAGGAAGAGATGATGAATGGTTAAATGTTGAGATAGCAGAGTGTCTAGGAGAGTTAGGTAGAATAGAAGAGGGGATAGCAAGGTTACAAAAAATACTTACTTTTAAAGAGTGTGATGAAATATTATTAAACTCTCAGATAGGATATATGTATGGAAAGATAAATAACTCTAAAGAAGCTTTAAAATACCTGTATAGAGCTGAAGAGTTGGGGAGAAAAGATGTTTGGCTTTATTCAGAGATAGGTTGGAACTTAGCTGATAATTTAGAAACTTATCAAGAGGCTCTTGAGTATTTTAATAAAGCAAAAAATTTAGGAAGAGATGATGCTTGGCTAGAGGGACAAATTGGGTTTGTATTAAGTAAACTGGGAAATTATAATAAAGCAATAGAACATTTGGAGAAAGCAAAGTTTACATTGCCAAATGATAGTTGGATAACTTATCAATTAGGTAGTGCTTATAGAAAATCCGGAGATGTTGTAAAAGCTATTGAGATTTTAGAACAATCACTGATAATTACACAATTTAGAGGTTGGGTAGAATTAGAATTAGCATTTTGTTATGCTTTAATTGAAGAGAAAGAGAAAGCTAAAAAATATTTAAAAGAAGCTGAGTTATATATAGGTGGAGAAAAGGAAAATTCATCAGAAGTAAAGAGAGATTTTGAAATGGTAAAACAACTTCTTCAAGCAACAGATTATAAAATATAAGAGAACTTAGAAAAACTCTAGCTTTCGTTAGAGTTTTTTTGTATAATTAGTATTATAGTTGGAAAGGAGTAAGATATGAAATTAAGATTTTTTGGAGATATAGATATCAATAAAGAATACCATGAAACTAAAATTCATTTAAATGATAGAGATATAGTATTGGACCTAAATTTAGATGAAGTGATTGGAGAAAAAGATTGGGTATTACAGTATGATGAGTATGTTTCAAAACTAAGTGTTTTTAGAGAAAGAATTGAAGAAAAGTTGAATGAAGACTTTGATGAATGGGGTATTACTAAGGAATGGATAGATTGGCACATAGAAGAGCTAGATAAGCAAGATATAGAGAGATTAACTACAGGAATAGATCCAAAATTACCAGTAGATGAGAAAATATTTACTGCATTAAACTTAGTAAGAGTAGGAGTTTATCCAAAGTATGAAGAGTATGCAATATGGGACTTTATGTTGGATAAGAAAATTAGTAATCAAATACTTGTAGTAGTTACTGATAATCAAGGAAATATTTTAGATATTACTTGGGAAAGTTAAGGAGGAATAGTTATGGAAAAAAATAATTTAATTAATGGATTTATTCTTTTTAAGGATACAGATTGTAATTATGAAGAGATTAAAAAAAATCTAAAAAAAGATTGGAATATAGATATAAATAGTGAGGTAAAAGAGAGTTCAGTTGTATTTAATGTTGGAAATACTATGGTAGCTCTTTCATTCATTGAAACACCAGTTCCAAATGGAGAAGCAGAAGCCAATGCTAAAAATAATATTTTTTGGGAAAACGGAGTAGAGAAAACTTCTGAACATAAAGCACATATGATAGTAGCTATAACTGGAGGAAAAGATCCGGTAAAAAGTGCTAAACTATTTGTAAAAGTAGCTTCAAGTATATTAAAATTAAAAAATACAATAGGAATTTATAAAAATCCAACTGTAATTCCCTCAGATTTCTATATTGAGGTAGCTGATGAGCT encodes the following:
- a CDS encoding ATP-binding cassette domain-containing protein, which encodes MIELKNISKTYYDNGKKVEALKNINLSFNPGEIVGIIGYSGAGKSTLLRCINLLEPPTTGEVIINGVTLNTLNDKELREIRKKIGMIFQHFNLMKSRTISKNISYPLKGSNLSKKEIDLRVEELLDLVNLKEKKENYPSQLSGGQKQRVGIARALANKPDIILCDEATSALDPETTISILKLLKKVNQELGVTIILITHQMEVIKEICDRVIVMEDGEIKEQGDIVEVFSRPKADITKKFLSTIFNSKKISEYLENLPSKPDEHFIKLSYIGENAEEAYISKISRKLDIDASILFGNIEIIKGTSIGNLIVKFEGSEEKVSNAINYLNQNNIDTEVLKNVGICI
- the mgtA gene encoding magnesium-translocating P-type ATPase; its protein translation is MKKLKNIIRTNLNTKNLRDEESKKIKEFSFLSTEKIFQILNSSIEGITNENAKHLLEIFGKNIITHGSKKSFIKKIVEAFINPFTAVLFCLAIVSTITDMIIPWYNNTLEDFSPITVIIITTMVTISGILRFIQEEKSNNAAEALSTMITTTTSVKRYGENKKEIPLENVVIGDIIYLAAGDIIPADLRIIESKDFFVSQSSLTGESEPIEKKANQVSDISLAITELNNLVFMGSNVISGSAIGIVIATGDRTILGGISKELVSEKKIESSFEKGVNSVSWLLIRFMMIMVPIVFFINGFTKGSWIQALLFAISIAVGLTPEMLPMIVTTCLAKGAVAMSKKKIIVKNLNSIQNFGSMDILCTDKTGTITLDKVVLEYHMDVHGNENNRVLRHAFLNSYFQTGLKNLLDISIIEKTYEEGKKDSSLIDLDKIYIKVDEIPFDFSRRRMTVVVEDHVGKRQMITKGAVEEMLSICKYTEYQDKIVLLSEKIKEEILKTVDKLNRDGLRVIALAQKTNPSPVESFGVSDEMDMVLMGYLAFLDPPKSTTAKAISALKEYGVRTKVLTGDNDKVTKSICGKVGLNNSEILLGSDIDNMSDEELAITVERVDIFAKLSPLQKTRIVQILKRNGHIVGFMGDGINDATAMKEADIGISVDTAVDIAKESADIILLEKDLMVLEEGIIEGHKTYANMIKYIKMTSSSNFGNMFSVLIASAFLPFLPMMSIHLILLNLIYDLSCTAIPWDNVDKEFLKIPRKWEASSIGKFMLWIGPTSSIFDITTYLLMYFVICPMFVSNGVLYNSIPVEQETLRAAYEAMFQTGWFIESMWSQTLVIHMIRTPKIPFIQSITSLPVTVLTMLGILVVSIIPYTPLGNLLGLTQLPLIYWFFLILTIVGYMLLVTLVKKQYIKKYGELL
- a CDS encoding tetratricopeptide repeat protein codes for the protein MSILTKELIKKFEEAEYLNEILKSLERLQKEKGYTDEEMDKDLDVALWRAYVYNNMDSYEFFELSEKTLSKVKEKGIKNGVWCYRYSCALAYLRRFDEALKYSRLGTEVEPTYPWGWLQLGKLCYKFNLLDEAFNAIDMGLKLVPNDYEFLTLKDDIENDRGYAYANSHYINEEIDKSSEKKLIDIDDDKLYKEFLSKSELEKKLDILHKEDKNQEIIEIINSLPKEELTYNILGRLARAYNNNDEYEKGEDILLMIKERGEKDSLWNFRMGYSCYYSGKLKEAQKYLERCLELNPDELDGDILLRYTYSDLANKKLNEGKNEEAIEYLKKIIAIAKDNEGIIYGESELAWAYDYMREFEKAYKHLEKARKLGRDDIWLHSELGYCLEGLNRYEEAVEEFKKAIDMGRDDIWIFTRLGTVYRELGKYDEALEEYFNGLKIDNNDIYINSEIAWIYDTIKNECNIGLKYLEKVKELGRDDAWINSEFGWVYNYLEKYEEGLLYLEKAKELGRDDVWINFEIGYSLMRLDRKKEALTYYLKAKELGGDNVGIYSELGYCLDSLERYEEALVYLEKARELGRDDIWINSEIGYCLSRLERYEDGLIYLEKAKELGKNDIWLYSELGYCLKKLKKYEEALVYYETANSIGRDDEWLNVEIAECLGELGRIEEGIARLQKILTFKECDEILLNSQIGYMYGKINNSKEALKYLYRAEELGRKDVWLYSEIGWNLADNLETYQEALEYFNKAKNLGRDDAWLEGQIGFVLSKLGNYNKAIEHLEKAKFTLPNDSWITYQLGSAYRKSGDVVKAIEILEQSLIITQFRGWVELELAFCYALIEEKEKAKKYLKEAELYIGGEKENSSEVKRDFEMVKQLLQATDYKI
- a CDS encoding DUF2004 domain-containing protein, with product MKLRFFGDIDINKEYHETKIHLNDRDIVLDLNLDEVIGEKDWVLQYDEYVSKLSVFRERIEEKLNEDFDEWGITKEWIDWHIEELDKQDIERLTTGIDPKLPVDEKIFTALNLVRVGVYPKYEEYAIWDFMLDKKISNQILVVVTDNQGNILDITWES
- a CDS encoding DUF4261 domain-containing protein, with the translated sequence MEKNNLINGFILFKDTDCNYEEIKKNLKKDWNIDINSEVKESSVVFNVGNTMVALSFIETPVPNGEAEANAKNNIFWENGVEKTSEHKAHMIVAITGGKDPVKSAKLFVKVASSILKLKNTIGIYKNPTVIPSDFYIEVADELREDSFPVLDVVYIGMYRSDDGICGYTEGLEYFGKKEIEIIDTDVEVLELYEFLIDIANYVITCDAKLGDGETVGFSPEQKLPISISKGVALKQDTVKIEFNNSNK